The genomic segment ggcacaggccCTTTGGCCCCGGGCTCCACGGCACTCCTGCGTTTATTTACTCAGCTTCGGCAAACTCTAAGATGAAAGTGAGACGGAGGAGCGTTTTATTAAGAAAGAGTCCATCATTATttctaagaaaaagaaaaacaaacatctTTCTGTCCTTGGGACGGCGTGGAGGCGTCCTGGcctggattctgctgggagtgtGGGGCCCCCGCAcgctcctcctgcagcacaccCAGGCCTGCTGCCTCCACTCTCACTGCAcaccaggcagctcctgctgatttttcttctctggatCTGTCTTGGTCAAGATGGAGGAGACCTCATCTCACTGCTTTTCCTCgctctccctgccttccctggctCAATCTCTCTGTTCCTAAGGGAAGACCCTCGGCCGCCTCCCTTCTGCcaaagccctgctctgggcagcaggcCTGAAGCTCGGGAGGTCAAACCCACCCAGAGAGGGTCCAGACTCTGCCTGGAAAGGTTTCCAGGGGCTCTGAGTCACAGCCGAAGCTCCGGGTAGGAAAAGGAGAGGTGTCAAAACAGAGGAGCCGGGGAAGGGCGTGTCACAGATCCATCACCTCCTCTTCCACAGCTTTGTCCTGAGATTGCACATACTTCTCCTGCACTGCCAGGGTGCTGATAACGCAGTAATTAAGGAAAACGAGGGGCTGGGCTCAAACACTCCCTTCTGCAGGAGCTCTGAAGTTCCCAGCGAGgacccagcccagcctcacaTTAGCCCCAAGGCCATCGGGAAGAGGCAGCATCACCTGAGTTACTTCTGACTCTGCCTGATCCCAGGCCTGACAAGTCCAGGAGAATCAATTGCATGGttggaggagaaggaaagaaccCACCCATGGGAAGGTGAGAGAGAGGAAAGTTGTCAAAAGGCTCCTGACAAGTTCACAGTATGGATTGCCAACCTTTTGGGGGTTTGGTGGGCACAGGTGTCTgtcccaggctgggatgagcacACCCCACTCCCCACGTGTGTGCCACCCTCCAGATGATGAACCTGGGCCTGCAGATTCAGCCTCTGTCCCCCAGGGAGAGGGAAATGGAGCCCGGCAGCAGAGAGGATACGAGGAGAAGTGGAAGTCGGCGCCCACAGCCGCCGACATGAGCGCCTCGAGGCTGCGCTGCTCCCGCTCCCCGAAGGAATATCCATTGGCCTTGtccacagcctgcagcacctgccTCATGCTCTGCTTGTCCTGCACCAGGGagctcctgtgcctgctgcttccccacaggcagcacctccctccctccatccctccctccccacgCTGGCCTGGGCCCCTTGGGGCCACCCTGACAGCCcgagggctggggacaccaacAGGGACAAACAGGGACACCAACAGGGACACCAACAGGGACAAACAGGGACACTGCCACTGGCCCTCCGCCCTCTCATTCCCTTTCATCACCTTCCCCCAGCCCATTTGCCTGCTGACACTTCTGCCAACTGCCTGATCAAGGGCATttccagccctccctccctcccccttctCATTATGCACTGCTCCCTAATTTAACAGGGCTTTAGGTGACcctcaggccaggctggaaatgCAGGCCAGAAGAGCTGAAGGAAGGGGGGGCCTGGATTGCCCACCCCAGGACACAAGGCCCAGGTAGCCCCAGGCTCATcagcctttttctttcctttggctGCCACAGATCATTTACAAtctggctgtgctctcctgctctccccgAGTCTCTTCAGAGCTGAGGTTTCCAGCCCCGTGGCTCTGAGCACACaacaagcagctgcagcacatgcagggctccctgctgctggctcacCTGGACGTTGAGGGGCACGAAGGACACCAGGCTGTAGTCCTCAATCACCTCCACCAGCTTCTCGTTGAGGCGGCGGAAATTCCTGAAGAAGGGATCGGAGGCCAAGTGGTCCACGAGGTAAGAGAGGTCCAGTACCTCAGTGTAATAATCCAGGTTGAAAGCTGCAGGGCAACAGGGAGCTCTGAGGGCAGCTGAGGAGCACAGTGGGATCTGCAGTTCCTCACCCAGCCCCGTTCTCGCACAGCTGATTCGCACCTGGCACCCCAATTCCACTCCCCTGCCCCTCAAATTCCACGTGCAAGGCCAGAAAGGAGCTCTGAGCCACCCTGCATGAGGAAGGGAGGCAGAAGAGCTGAGGTGTGAGCTCCCTTGcccccagagcaggctgtgggcagcagaTCCTCACCCAGCTTCCCGTAGTGCTCGATCAGGTCCATCTTGGAGAGCACGTTGACGTGGGGCAGCTCCACGTGCAGCATGGTGGACAGCGAGGTGCAGAGCACTGAGATGAACTTGCCGGGGTCTGTGCAGTAGTGGGAGTCCACCAGGTGCACGGCAGCCAGCTGGGCAATAAGGGACACGGTCAGAGGTGCTCCTCCCCTGTGAGCAGCCCACCCTGCCCGTGGCACGGCCTGGAAGGGGCACAGGAGAACctgcccaggcctggctgcacCTCCTGGGGAATGAGCTCCCACCTCCCGCCCACTAAACAGCACCAGAGAATCCTGGTTTGGGTCAGAGGGGACCCAAAgcccccccagtgccagcagcggTACCTGCAGCTCACCACCTTCTGCTGGGAGAGTCCCCTGTGGTTGGCACTAATAATTAATAATTGCACTAACGAGCACGTTGATTCCCTGGGTTTTGTGTGGCTGTAACGATGTGgtcccagagctggggaagtCACTCCAagccagggctctggggctgagtcacagcagcagagcccagccagtCTGGGgctcccaggcagagcaggaccagccctgcacatgTCTCATTTTAGCAACTCCAACCCCGTGTCCACTCACTCCAATGAAAATAAGCTCTAATGTGCAGATTCCCAGTGACATTCCCAGGCAAATGAAGCTGCCC from the Melospiza georgiana isolate bMelGeo1 chromosome 24, bMelGeo1.pri, whole genome shotgun sequence genome contains:
- the GPN2 gene encoding GPN-loop GTPase 2; translated protein: MAEDSRPSSLAFGQVVIGPPGSGKSTYCQAMREFLARLGRPVAVVNLDPANEALPGPCALDIGELVTLPDVMGSLGLGPNGGLLYCMEYLEANADWLRERLRGLRGHYLLFDCPGQVELYTHHQALKNVLAQLAKWNFRLAAVHLVDSHYCTDPGKFISVLCTSLSTMLHVELPHVNVLSKMDLIEHYGKLAFNLDYYTEVLDLSYLVDHLASDPFFRNFRRLNEKLVEVIEDYSLVSFVPLNVQDKQSMRQVLQAVDKANGYSFGEREQRSLEALMSAAVGADFHFSSTLAVQEKYVQSQDKAVEEEVMDL